In Chryseobacterium shigense, the following proteins share a genomic window:
- a CDS encoding DUF5458 family protein, with product MSQKQQETQQSVEAPVLEQKKGGQVSLDKSIEKLARYGGFDLLETSIENVQNINPDRKARRKIFLTEKGKEKERETLKKTLELWASVISKSDSLTDMVAHCEDQRKSAEELLSKNLSKAVDTTRELEANYRTVALFYKNTESEKVKNVTVVNATLEQLKDLDNTRFIDTIHAELSDNYDRLDLKNNYGLLVIPGYLGSNTVVEKWAKIAHQNKVMLVTDFEHLDEPDDVMEMFDQAYLTGGDIYRSNVLMTCNWLVGRGRFEEIDELDDLFIPPSGALAGKVYKTLMSQVTAGKKFGGINEVDGVKFDLKKSEIANLENLGLIPMVNEYGKVMAFSGKTLFNGDNLGLQTYSVVRVFDYVTKVLMDFLNRRAFENFTAVTRKEIMNQIVRFLDAITGPGKLIENFEIRKFEQDPVQKDRIHLDIHMKPYFPAKNFLIKMDGHKGDDGNEWDTEYEQK from the coding sequence ATGTCACAAAAACAGCAAGAAACACAACAGTCAGTAGAAGCTCCTGTTTTGGAACAGAAAAAAGGAGGACAAGTATCATTAGATAAATCCATCGAAAAATTAGCCCGCTACGGAGGTTTTGATTTACTGGAGACATCTATTGAAAATGTCCAAAATATCAACCCAGACCGAAAAGCAAGAAGAAAAATCTTCCTTACTGAAAAAGGGAAAGAAAAGGAAAGAGAAACCCTAAAAAAAACGCTAGAGCTTTGGGCAAGTGTTATCAGTAAAAGTGATTCTCTGACAGATATGGTAGCACATTGCGAAGACCAAAGAAAATCAGCAGAAGAATTGCTTTCTAAAAATCTATCCAAAGCAGTGGATACTACAAGAGAACTTGAAGCCAATTACAGAACAGTAGCACTATTTTATAAAAATACAGAATCAGAAAAAGTAAAGAATGTAACAGTAGTCAATGCTACTTTAGAGCAATTGAAAGATCTTGACAACACTCGTTTCATTGATACCATCCACGCAGAATTATCTGATAATTATGACCGTTTGGATCTTAAAAACAATTACGGACTTTTAGTTATTCCTGGATATTTGGGTTCTAATACTGTAGTGGAAAAATGGGCGAAAATTGCACACCAGAATAAAGTGATGCTCGTGACTGATTTTGAGCACCTAGATGAACCAGATGATGTGATGGAAATGTTCGATCAGGCTTATCTTACAGGAGGCGATATTTATCGTTCCAATGTATTGATGACCTGCAATTGGCTAGTAGGAAGAGGAAGATTTGAAGAAATTGATGAATTGGATGATCTTTTCATTCCACCATCAGGAGCATTGGCAGGAAAAGTATATAAAACGCTGATGTCACAAGTAACCGCAGGGAAAAAATTCGGAGGAATCAATGAAGTAGATGGGGTGAAATTCGATTTGAAAAAAAGCGAGATTGCTAATCTGGAGAACTTAGGATTAATTCCGATGGTAAACGAGTACGGAAAAGTAATGGCGTTCTCGGGGAAAACATTATTCAACGGAGATAACTTAGGATTGCAGACCTATTCTGTAGTGAGAGTATTTGATTATGTAACTAAAGTATTAATGGATTTCCTCAACAGAAGAGCATTTGAAAACTTTACAGCCGTTACAAGAAAAGAAATTATGAACCAAATCGTTCGATTTTTAGATGCCATCACAGGACCCGGAAAATTGATAGAAAATTTCGAGATTAGAAAATTTGAGCAGGATCCTGTTCAAAAAGACAGAATCCATTTGGATATTCATATGAAACCATATTTCCCAGCTAAAAACTTCCTCATTAAAATGGACGGACATAAGGGAGATGATGGCAATGAATGGGATACAGAGTACGAACAGAAATAA
- the tssD gene encoding type VI secretion system tube protein TssD, whose translation MSFLSKLELDGNTYNILECKYKFVQPIDTTGKPKGMPKGGEIIIRIESTGNPELLSWMLDHSQVKNGKIVFYRRDAMSKLQELVFEKAFCVEFSEHFDSSNDEPLQIEMHLMAKSFNVSGAHHEKLWSE comes from the coding sequence ATGTCATTTTTATCAAAATTAGAATTAGACGGTAATACCTACAATATATTGGAATGCAAATACAAGTTTGTTCAGCCGATAGACACCACCGGAAAGCCTAAAGGAATGCCAAAAGGTGGTGAAATCATCATCCGTATCGAAAGTACAGGGAATCCCGAATTATTAAGCTGGATGCTTGATCATAGCCAAGTCAAAAATGGCAAGATTGTTTTTTACCGCAGAGATGCGATGAGCAAATTGCAGGAACTTGTTTTTGAGAAAGCCTTCTGCGTAGAGTTCTCAGAACATTTTGATTCCAGTAATGATGAACCTCTACAAATCGAAATGCATCTGATGGCTAAATCATTTAATGTGAGCGGAGCCCATCACGAAAAGCTTTGGAGTGAATAG
- a CDS encoding TssN family type VI secretion system protein: MNKIKKYFTNLFDPQLLVIVLVVIAVCIILMMIFSQKTSDFKEKYRSKFYIYLFSFAFVYAIIALLGYNKLLQDNNLYEFIFYQVCSLIIGIIHCYAYRGYFEKFGSKKPVNEYLFALLSVCFASVPFMLIYTFLNGTDLVYLMLGHFIVFFIPTFLNDTFNRAMNIPPKVYVTWQFPENYKENIGLSDEEWRDMVVLTYVMDKDKQATKYSVYRAKGPTRIDFGRLFYNFIVDYNQRHPGDEIQIEDENGLFDWVFFLQPKWYEPTKYIDPKLTLYMNGIEENSVVFCMRTDQMLGENKSTQKTDFEYDQKKDNERVISE; encoded by the coding sequence ATGAACAAAATAAAGAAATATTTCACCAATTTATTCGATCCCCAATTGCTGGTCATAGTACTGGTAGTGATTGCGGTATGTATTATTCTTATGATGATATTTTCACAGAAAACGTCTGATTTTAAAGAAAAATACCGGTCTAAATTTTACATTTATCTGTTTTCGTTTGCTTTTGTATATGCCATTATTGCTTTATTGGGGTACAATAAGCTTTTGCAGGATAATAATCTGTATGAATTTATTTTTTATCAAGTGTGTTCCCTCATCATAGGAATCATTCATTGTTATGCTTATCGAGGATATTTTGAAAAATTTGGTTCTAAAAAACCAGTCAATGAATACCTGTTTGCTTTATTGTCCGTATGCTTTGCATCGGTTCCTTTTATGCTCATTTATACATTTCTGAATGGAACTGATCTTGTTTACCTGATGCTGGGACATTTCATCGTATTTTTCATTCCCACTTTCCTTAACGATACTTTTAACCGTGCGATGAACATTCCTCCCAAAGTATATGTTACTTGGCAGTTTCCAGAGAATTATAAAGAAAATATAGGACTTAGCGATGAAGAATGGCGAGATATGGTAGTGCTCACTTATGTTATGGACAAAGATAAACAAGCAACCAAATACAGCGTTTACCGTGCCAAAGGACCAACCAGAATAGATTTTGGAAGACTTTTTTACAACTTTATTGTAGACTATAATCAAAGACATCCCGGAGATGAAATACAGATTGAAGATGAAAACGGTCTTTTTGACTGGGTCTTTTTTCTACAACCTAAATGGTATGAACCGACCAAATATATTGACCCTAAATTAACTCTTTATATGAACGGTATCGAAGAAAATAGTGTGGTTTTCTGCATGAGAACAGATCAGATGTTAGGGGAAAATAAATCAACTCAAAAGACGGATTTTGAATATGATCAGAAAAAAGATAATGAACGAGTAATAAGCGAATAA
- the tssD gene encoding type VI secretion system tube protein TssD, whose protein sequence is MSFKTLLEYAGKKRNVLSVEYAMLQETDKTGRPSSVTRGGKIFITVEGTGETDLFEWMTNSFERKDGVVKFIKRDSDATLKELKFKEAYIVKYTENFDASGENPLTETFVLSAKEIELGNAKHVNEWV, encoded by the coding sequence ATGTCATTTAAAACCCTATTAGAGTACGCAGGAAAAAAGCGTAACGTACTATCTGTAGAATACGCAATGCTACAGGAAACCGACAAAACAGGAAGACCCTCTTCCGTTACCCGTGGCGGTAAAATCTTTATCACAGTAGAAGGCACAGGCGAAACTGATCTTTTTGAGTGGATGACCAATTCTTTCGAGAGAAAAGATGGTGTGGTTAAGTTCATCAAAAGAGATAGTGATGCTACGCTTAAAGAACTTAAGTTCAAAGAAGCCTATATTGTAAAATACACCGAAAACTTTGACGCATCGGGAGAAAATCCATTAACAGAAACTTTTGTGCTTTCCGCTAAAGAAATTGAGCTTGGAAACGCAAAGCATGTTAATGAGTGGGTATAA
- the tssO gene encoding type VI secretion system TssO, producing the protein MEVLNKTQRRSAYWFFVLFFLITVAVLITAVFFNAYFPFKENSLLKTENAKMKKEMETQEKFSFQLEKVKLAVDSIGVPGQNDFFNEKLALSILADMYKQLPKDTLKNKNMYNNTIMTYKDLIDNKKQVKQLSGNQALMDSLSTINKTLKEEYDKMKTDLDVCRQLYQAQ; encoded by the coding sequence ATGGAAGTTTTAAATAAAACACAACGAAGAAGTGCCTATTGGTTTTTTGTATTGTTTTTTCTGATCACCGTTGCAGTGCTGATTACAGCTGTTTTCTTTAACGCCTATTTTCCTTTTAAGGAAAATAGCCTTCTGAAAACGGAAAATGCCAAAATGAAGAAAGAAATGGAGACACAGGAAAAATTTTCTTTCCAGCTGGAAAAAGTAAAGCTGGCGGTAGATTCCATCGGAGTTCCTGGACAGAACGACTTTTTTAATGAAAAGCTGGCACTCTCTATTCTAGCAGATATGTACAAGCAACTCCCGAAAGATACTCTGAAAAATAAAAATATGTACAATAATACCATTATGACCTATAAAGATCTGATAGACAACAAGAAACAGGTAAAGCAGCTTTCAGGAAATCAGGCACTGATGGATAGCTTAAGTACGATTAACAAAACATTGAAGGAAGAATATGATAAAATGAAGACCGACTTAGATGTTTGCAGACAATTGTACCAAGCACAATAG
- the tssK gene encoding type VI secretion system baseplate subunit TssK: MIEKLNHFPVNWIDGMKINKNHFTDVQNFVSDSVRDAVGVHTSMIGYGLLPVKDPVKISLIIDNHKLLRIKVEECHAITPNGSRIEIGEGTSENLSLSIPYPEAVRELKENEEAVLLACISVNPFKRTPYGEPDPEENPPRYPYTLPEYTLNLIPEDELKNTVGFGTHYLTIGKILVKSGESKIDENYIPPCVTVSSHKKLQELYTEIDRFYGQIEQYAVQIAQKIYSKKQSNSLAMMMELMADKTLNYLGMEINKFRWMSPHASPAEMLVSVVALARVLKNFIDARSGAGKEELLNYFAEWCNVSQGDFEIIFSEAINSDYSHNQMDVVIVKVKKFMKTLEDLYAVLSRLDYIGKKRDGSIFVSENTDERDAVIHAKRSRTFLAD, encoded by the coding sequence ATGATAGAAAAATTAAACCATTTTCCCGTAAACTGGATAGACGGGATGAAAATTAATAAAAACCATTTCACAGATGTACAGAACTTTGTAAGCGATTCTGTACGGGATGCAGTGGGAGTCCATACTTCAATGATTGGTTATGGCCTATTGCCTGTAAAAGATCCGGTTAAAATCAGTTTGATTATAGATAATCATAAACTTTTGCGAATAAAAGTAGAAGAATGCCACGCGATTACACCCAACGGTTCGAGAATAGAAATCGGAGAAGGAACATCAGAAAACCTCAGTCTTTCCATTCCTTATCCAGAAGCGGTAAGAGAGCTGAAAGAAAATGAAGAAGCCGTTTTGCTGGCATGTATTTCAGTCAACCCTTTCAAAAGAACACCTTATGGTGAGCCCGACCCCGAAGAAAACCCACCAAGGTATCCGTACACACTTCCCGAATACACATTGAATCTTATTCCAGAAGATGAACTGAAAAATACCGTAGGATTCGGAACTCATTATCTTACCATAGGTAAAATACTGGTGAAGTCTGGTGAGTCTAAGATCGATGAAAATTACATTCCTCCTTGTGTAACGGTTTCCAGTCATAAAAAGCTTCAGGAACTATATACCGAGATTGATCGTTTTTATGGACAGATTGAGCAATATGCTGTACAGATTGCTCAAAAAATATATTCTAAAAAACAAAGTAATTCACTGGCAATGATGATGGAACTGATGGCAGACAAAACGCTGAACTATCTGGGAATGGAGATCAATAAGTTCCGTTGGATGTCTCCCCATGCTTCACCTGCAGAAATGTTGGTATCGGTGGTTGCTTTGGCAAGGGTGTTGAAAAATTTTATTGACGCCCGTTCGGGTGCCGGAAAAGAAGAGTTGCTCAATTATTTCGCTGAATGGTGCAATGTGAGTCAAGGGGATTTTGAGATTATTTTTTCTGAAGCAATCAATAGCGATTATAGTCATAACCAAATGGATGTTGTAATTGTCAAAGTGAAAAAATTTATGAAAACACTAGAAGATCTCTATGCTGTGTTAAGCAGGCTGGATTATATCGGTAAGAAAAGAGATGGAAGTATTTTCGTTTCTGAAAACACAGATGAAAGAGATGCTGTGATTCATGCTAAGCGAAGCAGAACCTTTTTAGCAGATTAA
- a CDS encoding type VI secretion system baseplate subunit TssF, whose product MNQDRIKDRILRRAARMWGYNELEAETSFDPVISLLLSACAAELEKIGFELESSRARIIERVLEVMFPEEVSGVVPSRTLLQVSPLENNTKISLYNSFKTSIRKQNIYNPAESTSKDVYFSPSIEAKLTIAKVKYIAYANTLNQVESFFFEDTIGKAETHLPSGELWLGIHSPNKENLEDLLFFIDINNTYQKEMFFYYLHQVKVYFADKEYELKEGYNVENEGLNLENIITKNYSDLEYIYNEVNQYYAGNFFTLKNKIDFSEKPEKEELFIKNFPNHRAGEEEDVIWLKFRFSEAIVPDILKNVRFALNCIPMLNIRNKEAGRKIKGRLNIIPIDEEDYFLDLDYVSDDRNGKRLDVKNYDTENEGMTAMLRKGGVSRFDRRNASELLQYLLELIKDETAAFAAMGINSVNETLKQINQHVASLHQVAKEKNFTEANNPYLIISSGNETSEINCTISYWSTAAEEANNLKPGTIMTEENKGNRSMNPTAVMIQTSVGGRKKLSSQDKILEYRSALLTRGRIVTVADIRAFGMNHFKNTITGIDVKKGTKKEVSLKGGFSRTIDIFLIRNKENAEAVEESEWNYLCDSFSLKLKNASANIYPYRLFEK is encoded by the coding sequence ATGAATCAAGACCGCATAAAAGACCGCATATTAAGAAGAGCAGCCCGAATGTGGGGGTATAATGAACTAGAAGCAGAAACCTCTTTTGATCCTGTTATCAGTTTGTTATTGTCAGCCTGTGCAGCAGAATTGGAAAAGATTGGATTTGAATTAGAAAGCTCACGAGCCAGAATCATTGAAAGAGTTTTAGAGGTGATGTTTCCAGAGGAAGTTTCGGGAGTTGTTCCTTCAAGAACACTTCTTCAGGTGAGTCCACTAGAAAATAACACAAAAATATCTCTTTATAACAGTTTTAAAACGTCCATACGAAAGCAGAATATTTACAATCCTGCGGAAAGCACGAGTAAAGATGTCTATTTCAGTCCTTCCATAGAAGCCAAACTGACCATAGCAAAAGTGAAATATATTGCCTATGCTAATACTTTAAATCAGGTTGAAAGCTTCTTTTTCGAAGATACCATCGGAAAAGCAGAAACGCATCTGCCTTCTGGAGAATTATGGCTGGGTATCCACTCTCCCAACAAAGAGAATCTTGAAGATTTGCTGTTTTTTATTGACATCAACAATACCTATCAGAAAGAGATGTTTTTTTATTATCTTCATCAGGTAAAGGTTTATTTTGCAGATAAAGAGTATGAACTCAAAGAAGGTTATAACGTTGAAAATGAAGGTTTGAACCTTGAAAACATCATTACCAAGAATTATTCTGATTTGGAATATATCTATAATGAAGTCAACCAATACTATGCAGGAAATTTTTTTACACTGAAAAATAAAATTGATTTTTCGGAGAAACCTGAAAAAGAAGAGTTATTCATTAAAAATTTCCCAAACCACAGAGCAGGAGAAGAAGAAGATGTCATTTGGCTAAAGTTCAGATTTTCTGAAGCCATTGTACCGGATATATTAAAAAATGTTCGTTTTGCCCTGAATTGTATTCCCATGCTCAACATCAGAAATAAAGAAGCAGGGCGTAAAATTAAAGGAAGACTGAATATTATTCCTATTGATGAAGAAGATTATTTTTTAGACTTGGATTATGTTTCTGATGATCGTAATGGCAAAAGATTGGATGTTAAAAATTACGATACAGAAAATGAAGGAATGACCGCTATGTTAAGAAAAGGCGGTGTTTCCCGATTTGATCGTAGAAACGCTTCAGAGCTTTTGCAATACCTTTTGGAACTCATCAAAGATGAAACAGCGGCTTTTGCTGCAATGGGTATCAATTCGGTCAACGAAACCCTAAAACAAATCAACCAACACGTCGCTTCACTTCATCAGGTAGCCAAAGAGAAAAATTTTACAGAAGCCAACAACCCATATCTTATCATTTCTTCAGGAAATGAAACATCAGAAATTAATTGTACGATTTCCTATTGGTCAACAGCTGCTGAAGAAGCGAATAATCTCAAACCTGGAACGATAATGACAGAAGAAAACAAAGGAAACCGCTCTATGAATCCCACCGCTGTAATGATTCAAACCTCTGTAGGAGGCAGAAAGAAGCTATCCTCTCAGGATAAAATTTTGGAATACAGAAGCGCACTTCTTACCCGAGGAAGAATTGTTACAGTAGCCGATATAAGAGCTTTCGGGATGAATCATTTCAAAAACACCATTACAGGGATAGACGTAAAGAAAGGAACCAAAAAAGAAGTGTCCTTGAAGGGAGGCTTTAGTAGAACAATAGATATTTTTCTGATCCGAAATAAAGAAAATGCAGAGGCAGTTGAGGAATCCGAATGGAATTATTTATGTGACAGCTTTTCATTAAAATTGAAAAATGCCTCTGCGAATATTTATCCATACCGATTATTCGAAAAATAA
- a CDS encoding type VI secretion system baseplate subunit TssG, translating into MMGHINYIADVIRTLEHDVRAEVIINNLQENNDITDEQYVIRKEGQFSRAYRFDVLDSKIVDYNYDSTQILSLDLSRDSMYDMLPEGTTHASKNDTPEKDVDVMIREYNNQKKQQKSARIFFQPFENEIFRYGVSTENFENEFLYGLNGSSAPEMFYDFWNIDRDFPPLLVSKFIRLLPFAYKIVGNIPLATHILSVLLEEPVVVNDRDYQEYADESQGISLGETRLGLDSITGTRYDDYSRHLDVKIGPLEKSSFTDFIHDGNKKKFTEMFYEHFFPLEVEIKTIILLPKNKQNFEFNNTEAPVLGYNTSI; encoded by the coding sequence ATGATGGGGCATATCAACTATATAGCAGATGTTATTAGAACGCTTGAACATGATGTAAGAGCTGAAGTAATCATTAACAACCTACAAGAGAATAACGATATTACAGATGAACAATATGTAATCCGTAAAGAAGGTCAGTTCTCAAGAGCATACCGTTTCGATGTACTGGATTCCAAAATAGTTGATTACAATTACGACAGTACTCAAATACTGAGTTTGGATTTATCCCGAGACAGCATGTACGATATGCTCCCTGAAGGAACAACACACGCTTCCAAAAATGACACTCCCGAAAAGGATGTAGATGTTATGATTCGGGAATACAACAACCAGAAGAAGCAACAAAAATCCGCAAGAATATTCTTTCAACCTTTTGAGAATGAAATCTTCAGGTATGGCGTGAGTACAGAAAATTTTGAAAATGAATTTTTGTATGGGCTTAACGGCAGTTCAGCACCGGAAATGTTTTATGACTTCTGGAATATTGATCGTGATTTTCCACCGCTATTGGTTTCTAAATTCATACGGTTATTACCTTTTGCCTATAAAATAGTAGGAAATATTCCGCTTGCTACTCACATTCTTTCTGTTCTGCTAGAAGAACCTGTGGTAGTAAATGACAGGGATTATCAGGAATATGCCGATGAAAGTCAGGGAATTTCCTTGGGAGAAACCCGTCTCGGCTTGGATAGTATTACAGGCACCCGTTACGACGATTATTCTCGCCATCTTGACGTTAAGATAGGGCCGTTGGAAAAATCTTCGTTTACTGATTTTATCCATGATGGTAACAAAAAGAAATTTACAGAAATGTTTTACGAGCACTTCTTTCCGCTAGAAGTCGAAATAAAAACCATTATTCTTCTTCCGAAGAATAAACAAAACTTTGAATTTAATAACACAGAAGCACCCGTTTTGGGCTATAATACGAGCATATGA
- a CDS encoding NlpC/P60 family protein, producing the protein MKFNKLFYIIVHLIFCIIAFSCSSKKYIREIPYNYSSDSFSQTVQKQKEQSDSNYSVVDDNPAGLSDDILKIKEKYSIILEVMPKEIRDYKLYSYLDEWIGTPYKKQMLEKQVGVEASYFVQALYSDIYKETFPKTPDGIFRSKAIQLFTGRTFLKEGDLIFFRYDKFHPISDVGIYLHNDRILACTAQGLNIYNFNDEYFQLRYVAAGRLKEKQ; encoded by the coding sequence ATGAAATTTAATAAGCTATTTTATATAATCGTACATTTGATATTCTGTATCATTGCTTTTTCATGCAGTAGCAAGAAATATATCAGAGAGATTCCCTATAATTATTCATCTGACTCATTTTCTCAAACCGTTCAAAAACAAAAAGAACAATCTGATTCCAATTATTCAGTTGTAGATGATAATCCAGCGGGTCTTAGTGATGATATTTTAAAAATCAAAGAAAAGTATTCCATTATTTTGGAGGTGATGCCGAAGGAAATCAGAGATTACAAATTATATTCTTATTTGGATGAATGGATAGGTACTCCTTATAAGAAACAAATGTTGGAAAAGCAAGTAGGCGTGGAAGCATCCTATTTTGTTCAAGCATTGTACAGTGATATATACAAAGAAACCTTTCCCAAAACTCCAGACGGCATCTTTCGTTCCAAAGCCATTCAGCTTTTTACAGGAAGGACTTTTTTAAAAGAAGGAGATCTCATTTTTTTCCGCTATGATAAATTCCACCCCATTTCTGATGTAGGAATTTACCTTCATAATGACAGGATTCTAGCATGTACAGCTCAGGGACTTAACATTTACAATTTTAACGACGAATATTTTCAGCTTCGCTATGTGGCAGCGGGAAGACTAAAAGAAAAGCAATAA
- a CDS encoding GPW/gp25 family protein, with amino-acid sequence MKGVYYNLPLDFESLIEKKDAEKVTLETSIRQHIFLLATTALGECKFDETYGTEIWEMDFDLMKSDNMLKELIAETLKTSVTRHEKRLTLENVEVSIHDYNLGTFGKRKMKKKVTLAIKGLILETNRPFTFSNSFFVGPLSY; translated from the coding sequence ATGAAAGGAGTCTACTATAATTTACCCCTAGATTTTGAGTCTTTAATCGAAAAGAAAGATGCTGAAAAGGTTACTTTGGAGACCTCCATTCGTCAGCATATATTCCTATTAGCGACTACGGCTTTAGGCGAATGTAAATTTGATGAAACCTATGGCACGGAGATATGGGAAATGGATTTTGATTTAATGAAGAGCGACAATATGCTAAAAGAGCTGATTGCGGAAACATTGAAGACTTCCGTTACAAGGCACGAGAAACGATTAACATTGGAGAATGTAGAAGTATCCATACATGATTATAACTTAGGAACATTCGGAAAAAGAAAGATGAAAAAGAAAGTGACCCTTGCTATTAAAGGATTGATATTGGAAACCAACCGCCCTTTTACTTTCAGTAATTCCTTCTTTGTAGGGCCGCTGTCGTATTAA
- the tssD gene encoding type VI secretion system tube protein TssD — protein MSFQAILKVSGKNYNVLNVNYGLFQETDATGRPSTITRGGKIEVTVESTGETDLFEWMTNSFERKDGSFVFYKRDSQSTLKELKFTEAYLVKHKEKFDSTGENPLTETFTISARKIEMGSGAYENEWV, from the coding sequence ATGTCATTTCAAGCCATATTAAAAGTATCAGGAAAAAACTATAATGTACTCAACGTAAACTACGGATTATTCCAAGAAACAGATGCTACAGGAAGACCATCTACCATTACCAGAGGTGGTAAAATAGAAGTAACCGTAGAAAGTACAGGTGAAACCGATTTATTTGAATGGATGACCAATTCTTTCGAGAGAAAAGACGGAAGTTTCGTATTTTACAAAAGAGACAGCCAATCTACCTTGAAAGAACTCAAATTCACAGAAGCTTACTTAGTGAAGCATAAAGAGAAGTTCGATTCCACAGGAGAAAATCCTTTAACCGAGACCTTCACTATTTCTGCTAGAAAAATAGAAATGGGTAGCGGAGCGTATGAAAATGAGTGGGTGTAA